One genomic region from Anopheles bellator chromosome 2, idAnoBellAS_SP24_06.2, whole genome shotgun sequence encodes:
- the LOC131210920 gene encoding LOW QUALITY PROTEIN: odorant receptor 22c-like (The sequence of the model RefSeq protein was modified relative to this genomic sequence to represent the inferred CDS: inserted 2 bases in 1 codon; substituted 3 bases at 3 genomic stop codons), giving the protein MMFFAAMLYGLTPFLGMAYNWHQGQRPLVKILPFKLALPYDWQNGAYFALTTLFLNYASVPTITSQSGSDALLTGVCLYFCGQFNALRLEIEALGPRPPAPLVADEAETRHINRELRRISRRHQRTIEMVHEVRAAFAPNILLVYTCTALIMCIVCIAMLIVSPCPCASSLXLTPFPILAQVEGIYKLTYLPYAFAELAILFLYSYSGTIIRDAVSXAGACSLARWFXLPCXVRQSEAIQTVAYNFPWYRYNRDTRHLIQMMMIRAQRGSNLNVPFFETSMATFSVIVRSASSYITLMKSFL; this is encoded by the exons ATGATGTTCTTCGCCGCGATGCTGTACGGCCTGACCCCCTTCCTCGGCATGGCCTACAACTGGCACCAGGGCCAGCGGCCGCTCGTGAAGATTCTTCCCTTCAAGCTCGC CCTACCGTACGATTGGCAGAACGGGGCGTACTTTGCGCTGACCACGCTGTTCCTGAACTACGCGTCCGTGCCGACCATCACGTCCCAGTCCGGCAGTGACGCGCTGTTGACCGGTGTTTGCCTTTACTTCTGCGGCCAGTTCAATGCGCTTCGGCTTGAGATCGAAGCACTCGGACCCCGTCCGCCGGCACCGCTCGTGGCCGACGAGGCGGAAACGCGTCACATTAACCGCGAGCTGCGGCGCATCAGCCGACGCCACCAGCGCACCATCGAGATGGTCCACGAGGTGCGGGCCGCCTTCGCCCCCAACATCCTGCTCGTGTACACGTGTACCGCGCTCATTATGTGTATTGTGTGCATCGCGATGCTCATCGTAAGTCCCTGCCCCTGTGCATCGTCCCTGTGACTGACCCCGTTTCCGATCCTTGCGCAGGTGGAAGGGATCTACAAGCTCACGTACCTTCCGTACGCGTTCGCCGAGCTGGCCATCCTGTTCCTCTACTCGTACAGTGGCACCATCATCCGGGACGCGGTGAGTTGAGCGGGGGCTTGTTCGCTTGCCCGGTGGTTCTAGCTTCCGTG CGTCCGTCAGAGCGAGGCCATCCAGACGGTGGCGTACAACTTCCCCTGGTACCGGTACAACCGCGACACGCGCCACCTCatccagatgatgatgatccggGCCCAGCGGGGCTCCAACCTGAACGTGCCGTTCTTCGAGACCTCCATGGCGACGTTCTCGGTG ATCGTTCGCAGTGCCTCCTCCTACATAACGCTCATGAAGTCGTTCCTCTGA